A region of Paenibacillus sp. 37 DNA encodes the following proteins:
- a CDS encoding transporter substrate-binding domain-containing protein encodes MRKVLLPMILLLVVVFMSACGQEKTTGTGSDATSSSGSSSAEKKVIVLGTSADYAPYEFHKKIDGKDTIVGFDIEIAKAIAADLGAELKIEDMDFDGLLMALGTDKVDFVISGLTPTEERKKNVDFTDIYYYAEQAVLVRGGGDTAVKSIGDLSGKQVGVQKSSIQEGIAQEIEGAKLTSLAKIPELILELQTGRVDALILEKPVAEQYVKNQEGLVVAGVKIEQAEDEGGSAIAVKKGNQKLLDQINTTLEKLKTNGDIERFVVKANEMLGE; translated from the coding sequence GTTGCCAATGATTCTGCTGTTAGTGGTTGTATTCATGTCCGCATGTGGGCAGGAAAAAACGACAGGAACCGGATCAGACGCTACTTCGTCTTCGGGCAGTAGCTCTGCGGAAAAGAAAGTAATTGTACTTGGAACCAGTGCGGACTATGCACCCTATGAATTTCATAAGAAAATCGATGGTAAAGATACCATTGTAGGTTTTGACATCGAGATCGCCAAGGCAATTGCGGCTGATCTGGGAGCCGAGCTGAAGATTGAGGACATGGACTTTGATGGCCTTCTTATGGCTCTCGGTACAGATAAGGTTGATTTTGTAATATCAGGCTTAACCCCTACCGAAGAACGAAAGAAGAATGTTGATTTTACGGATATCTACTATTATGCAGAGCAGGCTGTACTTGTTAGAGGAGGGGGAGATACCGCAGTAAAGTCCATAGGTGATCTATCAGGCAAGCAGGTTGGCGTGCAAAAGAGTTCCATTCAGGAAGGGATTGCTCAGGAAATAGAGGGGGCAAAGCTCACTTCTCTGGCCAAAATACCTGAACTGATTCTGGAGCTGCAGACGGGGCGTGTAGACGCACTCATCCTGGAGAAGCCGGTGGCTGAACAGTATGTGAAAAACCAAGAGGGGCTTGTTGTTGCAGGTGTGAAGATTGAACAGGCTGAAGACGAGGGTGGTTCAGCCATCGCGGTGAAGAAAGGTAATCAGAAGTTGCTGGATCAGATCAACACTACATTGGAAAAGCTCAAAACAAACGGAGATATTGAACGGTTTGTCGTTAAAGCGAATGAGATGCTCGGTGAATAA
- a CDS encoding amino acid ABC transporter permease, which yields MNLDFSFLLEHWQDYARSAWVTLELSFFGVLFGTLLGVIMALMRISRIWPIKFVASAYIELIRGTPMLVQILIIHYGLTVIGVNLPAFMSGVVALTMNSSAYMAEVFRAGIQAIDKGQTEASRSLGMTNGMTLRYIILPQAFRNMLPAIGNEFIIIIKDSSLVSMIGIAEIIYTARTIQGVTFQPLAPLLVAAGLYFIITFTLANLLSWLERRLSASR from the coding sequence GTGAATTTAGATTTTTCCTTTCTATTAGAACATTGGCAGGATTATGCACGAAGTGCGTGGGTCACGCTTGAGCTTTCCTTTTTCGGTGTATTGTTTGGTACGTTGCTGGGTGTAATCATGGCGCTAATGCGAATATCCCGAATATGGCCAATTAAATTTGTGGCATCGGCGTATATTGAACTCATTCGAGGAACACCGATGCTCGTACAGATTCTTATTATTCATTATGGTCTGACGGTTATAGGTGTGAACTTACCGGCATTTATGTCGGGGGTGGTAGCTCTGACGATGAATAGCTCGGCTTATATGGCGGAGGTGTTCAGGGCCGGGATTCAAGCGATTGATAAAGGACAGACCGAAGCTTCGCGCTCCCTCGGTATGACAAATGGTATGACACTTCGTTATATTATACTGCCGCAGGCTTTTCGTAACATGCTTCCAGCCATCGGTAATGAATTCATTATTATCATTAAAGATTCTTCGCTTGTCTCCATGATCGGCATAGCCGAGATTATATACACGGCCAGAACGATTCAGGGTGTTACGTTCCAGCCGCTTGCTCCGCTGCTTGTTGCCGCCGGCCTCTATTTTATAATCACATTTACACTGGCTAATTTACTCTCTTGGTTGGAACGTAGACTTTCTGCTTCTCGCTAA
- a CDS encoding ornithine--oxo-acid transaminase, with amino-acid sequence MSDSKMLMDWSERYAAPNYHPLPIVIEQAEGVWVEDPEGRRYMDMLSAYSALNHGHRHPVIIQALKDQADQVTLTSRAFHSSSASLFYQKLSQFTGKSKILAMNTGAEAVETAVKAVRRWAYRCKGVPENQAEIIVCSGNFHGRTLTVTSFSSSAEYKKDFGPFTPGFRIIPYGDIEALKKAITPNTAGFLVEPIQGEAGIVIPPDGYLAEAFALCKSQQVLTVFDEIQTGFGRTGRRFASDWEGVEPDIWIMGKALGGGVMPISAIAADAEILDLFEPGSHGSTFGGNPLACAVAIAALKVLEDEKLAERSERLGNYFMKRLRGIHSSAIRDIRGKGLFIGVELYESARPYCERLMSTGLLCKETHETTIRFAPPLTIKESEIDWALERIEQVLINNEGADLHEK; translated from the coding sequence ATGTCAGATTCCAAAATGTTAATGGATTGGTCGGAGCGTTATGCTGCACCTAATTATCATCCGCTCCCTATTGTTATTGAGCAGGCGGAAGGGGTATGGGTGGAAGACCCTGAAGGCCGCCGTTATATGGATATGTTAAGTGCATACTCTGCATTGAATCATGGTCATAGACATCCTGTAATCATACAGGCGCTCAAGGATCAGGCAGATCAGGTTACGCTGACATCACGGGCATTCCACAGCAGCTCCGCTTCTCTTTTTTATCAGAAACTCTCACAATTCACGGGGAAATCGAAGATTCTCGCCATGAATACAGGAGCGGAAGCGGTGGAGACTGCGGTGAAGGCGGTACGTAGATGGGCTTATCGTTGCAAAGGTGTACCGGAAAATCAAGCCGAGATTATCGTATGCTCTGGTAACTTTCATGGAAGAACTCTGACGGTTACGTCCTTTTCTTCTTCAGCGGAGTATAAAAAAGATTTTGGACCGTTCACACCTGGATTCCGGATTATTCCCTATGGAGATATAGAAGCGCTGAAAAAGGCCATTACGCCAAATACGGCTGGTTTTCTTGTAGAGCCTATTCAGGGCGAAGCTGGAATCGTTATCCCGCCTGATGGATATTTGGCTGAAGCTTTTGCTCTGTGTAAGAGCCAGCAGGTGTTGACTGTATTTGATGAGATCCAGACCGGATTTGGAAGAACGGGTCGCCGTTTTGCCTCCGACTGGGAAGGTGTTGAACCAGACATCTGGATTATGGGCAAAGCGTTGGGGGGAGGAGTCATGCCCATCTCGGCTATCGCTGCTGATGCGGAGATACTTGATTTGTTTGAGCCGGGGTCTCATGGTTCTACGTTTGGGGGTAACCCACTCGCTTGCGCCGTGGCTATAGCAGCTCTGAAAGTTCTTGAAGATGAGAAGCTTGCCGAGCGATCGGAGCGTCTGGGGAACTATTTTATGAAAAGACTTCGAGGTATCCACAGTTCAGCCATACGGGATATTCGGGGGAAAGGTTTATTTATTGGTGTTGAACTGTATGAATCAGCCCGTCCCTATTGTGAGCGTTTGATGTCTACTGGACTGCTGTGTAAAGAAACCCATGAGACAACCATTCGATTTGCTCCACCATTGACGATTAAAGAGTCTGAGATTGACTGGGCACTGGAGAGAATTGAGCAGGTACTGATCAACAATGAGGGAGCTGACCTACATGAAAAATGA
- the rocF gene encoding arginase: MKNDDDVHGEIKDTSIDTSQTSMRRDIAIIKVPFGLGGARGGAELGPDELITAGLKREIASLGLVLSKEVRVDCPSEPVAPIERNRVKHLNEVRQVSEKVCSEVSGAVEEGAFPLVLGGDHSVAIGTIAGLTAHYSNLGVIWFDAHADLNTEERSLSGNMHGMSVAASLGHTAFNLSHIAGAGAFIDPSNLVYIGLRDLDEYEKEQIKGLGIRAFTMHDIDRLGIQQVIERAIATAGKGTDGIHVSFDMDCLDPREAPGVGTPVPGGLNYREAHYALEILASTNQVTSMELVEVNPLFDHNRHTARLGVELIASLLGKRIL; the protein is encoded by the coding sequence ATGAAAAATGATGATGATGTACATGGTGAAATAAAAGATACTTCTATTGATACAAGTCAAACATCTATGCGACGTGATATTGCTATCATTAAAGTTCCTTTTGGACTCGGTGGAGCAAGAGGTGGAGCAGAGTTGGGGCCTGATGAATTGATTACAGCTGGGCTTAAGCGGGAGATTGCGAGTCTTGGGCTAGTGCTTTCCAAAGAAGTGCGGGTAGATTGTCCTTCTGAACCTGTTGCCCCTATTGAGCGAAATCGTGTAAAACACTTAAATGAGGTACGTCAGGTCAGTGAGAAGGTGTGTAGTGAAGTATCAGGTGCAGTAGAGGAGGGGGCTTTCCCACTTGTGCTTGGGGGAGATCATAGTGTAGCGATTGGTACTATTGCCGGGCTAACAGCGCACTATTCGAATTTGGGTGTGATCTGGTTTGATGCGCATGCAGACTTGAATACGGAAGAGCGCAGTTTGTCCGGTAATATGCATGGCATGAGTGTGGCTGCATCCTTGGGGCATACTGCATTCAATCTGTCGCACATTGCTGGAGCAGGCGCGTTTATTGATCCGTCTAACTTGGTCTATATTGGTCTGCGTGATCTGGATGAGTATGAGAAAGAGCAGATTAAGGGACTGGGAATCCGAGCATTTACGATGCATGATATTGATCGTTTGGGTATACAACAAGTTATTGAGCGAGCAATAGCTACAGCGGGAAAAGGGACAGATGGCATTCATGTCAGCTTCGACATGGATTGTCTGGATCCGCGGGAGGCTCCGGGTGTGGGCACCCCGGTACCTGGTGGTCTGAATTACCGAGAGGCACATTATGCATTGGAGATACTTGCTTCCACAAATCAAGTTACGTCCATGGAATTGGTGGAAGTGAATCCGTTATTTGATCATAATAGGCATACGGCAAGGCTTGGTGTCGAACTGATCGCTTCTTTGCTCGGTAAGCGTATATTGTAA
- a CDS encoding CYTH domain-containing protein: MKKWKKVTASLMLSIVTLGSGMTFLGAPQASAAANAVPAYEVKFLAKPELVLNIDGTPRSEVIQTLGLSSTPRNINVEYFDTNALGLDQQGWNVRFRKKDDKNNYELTYKKRYPVINGDINAALTLANQEGFDISDDNYEAEIDWGYGKQTLSFSNTKKVDTKATGVQLPSQQDALNMLLDKLPGKLKNWSASNWGKQQLTQSRAYGPITFQRYEGTWNGQELTLEVWPIRDAAGTGIENIVEVSFKTDDTVAVSGLRTQLLQLLENKNWLIPADGLKTQTILERY, translated from the coding sequence TTGAAAAAGTGGAAAAAGGTAACCGCCTCATTGATGCTGAGCATCGTAACATTGGGAAGTGGAATGACATTTCTGGGAGCACCCCAGGCTTCAGCTGCTGCCAATGCCGTTCCTGCTTATGAAGTAAAGTTTCTGGCCAAGCCGGAACTTGTATTGAATATAGATGGGACACCACGCAGTGAAGTGATTCAGACACTCGGCCTGAGTTCCACGCCAAGAAACATTAACGTAGAGTACTTCGACACCAATGCTCTCGGATTGGATCAACAAGGATGGAACGTTCGTTTTCGCAAAAAGGATGACAAAAATAACTACGAATTGACTTATAAAAAACGCTACCCTGTAATCAATGGCGACATCAACGCAGCGCTGACCCTGGCTAACCAAGAAGGATTCGACATATCAGATGATAACTACGAGGCTGAAATTGATTGGGGATACGGCAAACAGACACTGAGCTTCTCCAACACCAAAAAAGTCGATACCAAAGCGACAGGTGTTCAACTTCCTTCCCAGCAAGATGCCCTGAACATGTTACTGGACAAGCTTCCGGGCAAATTGAAGAACTGGTCTGCTTCCAACTGGGGTAAACAACAACTGACTCAATCCCGTGCATATGGCCCAATCACATTCCAACGTTATGAAGGTACATGGAATGGTCAAGAGCTTACACTCGAAGTATGGCCAATCCGTGACGCAGCAGGTACAGGTATTGAGAATATCGTAGAGGTTTCTTTCAAAACCGATGATACTGTAGCCGTATCCGGTCTGCGTACTCAACTGCTGCAATTGCTGGAGAACAAAAACTGGCTGATTCCGGCCGATGGCTTGAAGACACAGACTATTTTGGAAAGATACTAA
- a CDS encoding LysR family transcriptional regulator — translation MNLIKLQIVELIDKHHHMTSVAELLGIKQPTVTFHMKSLEEEMGVRLFESRSGKTFLTEAGQALLHYSVKINALTQEARRVVKEYDSLYRGTLHIGASYVPATYLLPSILNTFSQEFPGIRIVLSVKPSPVIREMLIRHQIDLGVISSEPFVGPALQAETLCEDDLVLICSPQHGLAQKDALTPNHIAQIPFALHGNESSTRRLTNQWLAQHDIRLRSTVEMDSLEAIKQLVLIGGHVSFMSRMAVQWEEQHGLIQVLPIPGEQAPRHIYTVHNKDRHPSVQVNRFKEVLREVSHGSPIFHGRLP, via the coding sequence TTGAATCTGATCAAACTGCAAATTGTTGAGCTGATCGACAAGCATCATCACATGACCAGTGTGGCCGAATTACTGGGGATCAAACAACCAACCGTTACATTTCATATGAAGTCATTGGAGGAAGAGATGGGCGTGCGATTATTCGAATCACGCAGTGGCAAGACCTTTCTAACTGAGGCCGGACAAGCCCTGCTCCACTATTCCGTCAAAATCAATGCTTTGACCCAAGAGGCAAGGCGGGTCGTAAAGGAATATGACAGTCTCTATCGGGGCACCCTGCACATTGGGGCAAGCTATGTACCGGCTACATATCTGTTGCCCAGCATACTCAACACCTTTTCTCAGGAATTTCCGGGCATTCGTATCGTCTTATCCGTCAAACCATCACCTGTTATTCGCGAAATGTTAATTCGGCATCAGATTGATCTGGGGGTGATCTCTTCCGAGCCATTTGTTGGACCCGCCCTGCAAGCTGAGACGCTGTGTGAAGACGACTTAGTATTGATCTGTTCTCCACAACATGGGTTGGCCCAGAAGGATGCATTAACACCTAATCATATCGCGCAGATTCCTTTTGCCTTACATGGCAATGAATCCAGTACACGGCGGCTAACCAATCAATGGCTTGCGCAACATGACATTCGTTTGAGGAGTACCGTGGAGATGGATTCCCTGGAAGCGATCAAACAGCTCGTGTTAATCGGGGGGCATGTCTCATTCATGTCTCGGATGGCGGTACAGTGGGAGGAACAGCACGGGCTCATTCAAGTTCTTCCCATTCCCGGAGAGCAAGCACCGCGCCATATCTATACGGTACATAACAAGGACCGCCACCCTTCCGTTCAGGTAAACCGCTTCAAAGAAGTGCTACGAGAGGTGAGTCACGGCTCCCCCATTTTCCATGGCAGATTGCCCTGA
- a CDS encoding ABC transporter ATP-binding protein: MKLEMTGIQKSFNQTPALLPTDLTLEHGKFTTLLGPSGCGKTTLLRMLAGLEQPDAGEIRADGQCIYSAAKRIDIPTHKRNLGMVFQDFALWPHMTVYENVAFGLKAGKQKSDLRQKVNEALGMVRLQGMEGRYPHQLSGGQQQRVAFARAVAVRPGVILFDEPLSALDAVLREEMRIEMMSLVRDMGLTALYVTHDQIEAMSMSDEIVVMQKGRILQKGSPETIYSAPSDPYVASFIGKSNWLTPNQSMVRPEHVTWNKTDHDDLCYPGTVLSVSYVGERYEVRVQMEGLGVWTAYMNQRVRVGERVQLYVAPERICRMDGYDHPSMKQNEAIAVAY; encoded by the coding sequence ATGAAATTAGAGATGACAGGAATTCAAAAATCATTTAATCAAACACCCGCACTGCTGCCGACAGATCTAACGCTTGAACATGGAAAGTTCACGACACTGCTTGGCCCGTCGGGCTGTGGCAAAACAACACTGCTCCGCATGTTGGCCGGGCTGGAACAGCCGGACGCGGGGGAGATTCGTGCAGATGGTCAGTGTATCTACTCTGCGGCGAAGCGGATTGATATACCAACACACAAGCGTAATCTGGGCATGGTGTTTCAGGATTTTGCATTATGGCCGCATATGACCGTATACGAAAATGTAGCGTTTGGCCTGAAGGCCGGAAAACAGAAATCTGATCTGCGGCAAAAGGTGAACGAAGCACTTGGCATGGTTCGCCTGCAAGGCATGGAAGGTCGATATCCTCATCAGCTGTCTGGTGGACAACAGCAACGGGTTGCTTTTGCCAGAGCCGTAGCGGTCAGACCTGGTGTGATCCTGTTCGATGAGCCACTAAGTGCACTGGATGCTGTACTTCGGGAAGAGATGCGGATTGAGATGATGTCCTTGGTACGGGATATGGGGCTGACTGCGCTTTACGTCACACATGATCAGATTGAAGCGATGTCGATGTCGGATGAGATTGTGGTGATGCAGAAGGGGCGGATATTGCAAAAGGGAAGCCCGGAAACGATCTACTCGGCACCAAGTGATCCGTATGTCGCTTCGTTTATCGGAAAGTCTAACTGGCTCACGCCTAATCAATCGATGGTGCGTCCAGAGCATGTCACCTGGAACAAAACAGATCATGACGATCTGTGTTATCCGGGAACTGTACTCAGCGTCAGCTATGTAGGTGAACGCTACGAAGTGCGGGTGCAGATGGAAGGGCTGGGCGTATGGACAGCCTATATGAACCAAAGAGTACGCGTAGGGGAGAGAGTTCAGCTCTATGTTGCTCCCGAGCGGATATGCCGCATGGATGGTTATGACCACCCAAGTATGAAACAGAACGAAGCAATCGCAGTGGCATATTAA
- a CDS encoding ABC transporter substrate-binding protein: MLGMKTRKKSAMLLLTAVMSISLFGCSTGNSTTGNAAQPASEGNTAAAAETTKPAGGKLVLYSAGPQKLADNIVSGFTDKTGIEVEMFQGTTGKILARMEAEKSNPVADVVILASLPSAQALKADGLTMPYPEAANADKLNKDWSDAEGNYFSSSASALGIVYNTKLVSTPPTSWADLATPAWKDAVNIPDPTLSGSALDFITGYLSANGEKGWDLLSAYKANGVAMAGANQEALDPVITGAKSIVAAGVDYMAYSSKAKGEPLDIVYPEEGTVISPRPAAILKSSPNVENAKAFIDYLLSDEAQKLVADAYLIPGREDIEATNRANVKDIPQLKVDWNWMSEHGEETAARFSETFK; this comes from the coding sequence ATGTTGGGGATGAAAACACGAAAAAAGAGCGCAATGCTGTTATTAACGGCGGTTATGAGTATCAGTTTGTTCGGATGTAGTACAGGGAACTCGACCACAGGAAATGCGGCGCAACCCGCAAGTGAAGGAAACACAGCAGCAGCGGCAGAAACAACGAAACCGGCTGGCGGCAAGTTGGTACTGTACAGTGCTGGCCCACAGAAGCTGGCCGATAACATCGTGAGCGGATTTACAGACAAAACAGGGATCGAAGTTGAGATGTTCCAGGGAACGACAGGCAAAATTCTGGCTCGTATGGAAGCTGAGAAATCCAATCCGGTGGCAGACGTTGTAATCCTGGCCTCTTTACCTTCCGCACAGGCTCTGAAAGCCGATGGACTGACTATGCCATACCCTGAAGCAGCCAATGCAGACAAGCTGAACAAGGACTGGTCGGATGCAGAGGGCAACTATTTTAGCAGCAGTGCTTCCGCACTGGGTATTGTGTATAACACCAAACTGGTATCTACACCCCCAACAAGTTGGGCAGATCTTGCTACGCCTGCATGGAAAGATGCAGTGAACATTCCCGACCCTACATTATCAGGCTCAGCACTCGACTTCATCACAGGATACCTGAGTGCGAATGGTGAAAAAGGTTGGGATCTGCTGAGTGCCTATAAAGCCAATGGTGTAGCGATGGCAGGAGCCAATCAGGAAGCCCTTGATCCGGTCATTACGGGTGCCAAAAGCATCGTAGCTGCAGGTGTGGATTACATGGCGTATTCCTCCAAGGCAAAAGGTGAACCACTGGATATCGTGTACCCTGAGGAAGGCACGGTAATCAGCCCAAGACCGGCAGCAATTCTGAAATCCAGTCCGAATGTAGAGAATGCCAAAGCGTTCATCGACTACTTGTTGTCTGATGAAGCACAGAAGCTTGTTGCAGATGCTTATCTAATCCCGGGCCGCGAAGACATTGAAGCGACTAACCGTGCCAATGTGAAGGATATTCCACAGCTTAAAGTGGATTGGAACTGGATGAGCGAACATGGCGAAGAGACAGCAGCGCGTTTTTCCGAGACTTTTAAGTAA
- a CDS encoding ABC transporter permease gives MKPVGIDNNRIFRRVGVILALVLLTISIGVPLLLIFWQSVYPDGQWDWMAPIRTITGHHLSGVLLNSVWLGICVVAVTTLLALPLAWMMAKTRMGEHRWVDVILMIPFMTPPYIGSMGWILFMQKGGYLQQWVPSSAGWSELFFSFWGMVLIMSLHLFPFLYLLLRDALIRIGGNLEEAGAVHGARAGYRFRRIILPLLLSSYGMGIMLVFVKTIAEFGTPATFGRKIGYYVMTSEIHKYISSWPIDFGKATSLASVLLSVCLVMWYMQSAMSRKFTYRLVGGKGQRSKRYSLRGGAGWLCGAYLAILLILSIGIPYFSIIAASTMKLRGSGIAFDNLTLDHYKELLSWGSVSMKAIGNSLGLSLAASTVAVVIGTGFALAIGRSSSFMQRVIDLFSLLPNTVPGIVMVVGLILFWNSPWMPVTLYNTYGMVVLTYVVLFLPYTVQYVKSSFTQIDGTLFQAGQVFGGKPLYILRRILIPLILPGMLAGWMMTFTIATRELVGSLLILPPSMQTSATYIFAQFEQGQVSLGMAMAVVTVGMTVLMLLGIELLNSKRKWNAS, from the coding sequence GTGAAACCTGTTGGAATAGACAACAACCGAATTTTTCGGAGAGTGGGCGTGATTCTGGCCCTCGTTCTGCTGACCATAAGTATTGGCGTGCCGCTCTTGCTGATCTTCTGGCAAAGTGTGTATCCGGACGGACAATGGGACTGGATGGCTCCGATTCGCACGATTACGGGTCATCATCTATCAGGTGTATTGCTGAATTCCGTCTGGCTTGGCATCTGCGTTGTAGCAGTAACCACGCTGCTGGCGCTACCGTTGGCCTGGATGATGGCGAAGACCCGAATGGGCGAGCATCGCTGGGTGGATGTAATCCTGATGATTCCGTTCATGACCCCGCCGTATATCGGATCGATGGGCTGGATTCTGTTTATGCAAAAAGGGGGATACCTGCAACAATGGGTGCCTTCATCTGCAGGCTGGAGTGAGCTGTTCTTCAGCTTCTGGGGCATGGTGCTCATCATGAGCTTGCACCTGTTCCCATTCCTGTACCTGCTGCTTCGAGATGCGTTGATTCGCATCGGTGGCAATCTGGAAGAAGCGGGAGCCGTGCACGGTGCACGTGCAGGATACCGTTTCAGACGCATTATTTTACCTTTATTGTTGTCGTCTTACGGCATGGGGATCATGCTGGTCTTTGTCAAAACGATTGCGGAATTCGGAACACCGGCAACCTTCGGGCGCAAGATTGGCTATTATGTCATGACCTCCGAGATCCATAAGTACATCTCCAGTTGGCCGATTGACTTCGGCAAGGCGACTTCGCTGGCATCGGTGCTGTTGTCCGTCTGTCTGGTGATGTGGTATATGCAGTCTGCCATGAGTCGAAAGTTCACGTATCGTCTGGTTGGTGGCAAAGGGCAACGTTCGAAGCGATATTCCCTTCGTGGCGGAGCCGGATGGTTATGTGGGGCATATCTTGCAATCCTGTTGATCCTATCGATAGGTATCCCGTATTTCTCCATCATCGCCGCTTCGACCATGAAGTTACGAGGATCGGGAATTGCTTTTGATAATCTGACCTTGGATCATTACAAAGAGCTGTTATCTTGGGGATCGGTGAGTATGAAGGCCATCGGGAACAGTCTCGGTCTATCCCTCGCGGCTTCAACCGTTGCTGTTGTTATTGGTACGGGTTTTGCGCTCGCGATCGGCAGATCATCTTCATTCATGCAGCGTGTGATTGACTTGTTCAGTCTGTTGCCTAATACGGTGCCGGGTATCGTGATGGTTGTGGGTCTGATTCTCTTCTGGAACTCACCCTGGATGCCTGTCACGTTGTATAACACCTACGGCATGGTTGTGCTCACGTACGTTGTGCTCTTCTTGCCTTACACCGTGCAGTATGTAAAATCGAGCTTTACCCAGATTGACGGAACGTTGTTCCAGGCTGGGCAAGTATTTGGAGGGAAGCCGCTGTATATTCTGCGGCGTATCTTGATACCGCTGATCCTGCCTGGCATGCTGGCCGGCTGGATGATGACCTTTACGATTGCTACCCGGGAGCTAGTAGGTTCGTTGTTAATTCTTCCGCCGTCCATGCAGACGTCAGCTACGTATATTTTTGCCCAGTTTGAACAAGGTCAGGTATCACTCGGAATGGCGATGGCCGTTGTAACTGTAGGTATGACGGTGCTGATGCTGCTTGGAATCGAACTGCTGAATTCAAAGAGAAAGTGGAATGCATCATGA